In the genome of Actinobacillus lignieresii, the window TCGCAACCAATGCGGAAAGATTGTCATTATCACCGACTTTAAATTCTTCGGTGGCAACCGTGTCGTTTTCATTGATCACAGGAATGATTTTTTGCTCCAACAAGGCATTTAAGGTATCGCGCGCATTTAAAAAACGTTCGCGATCATCAATATCGGCACGGGTTAATAAAATTTGCCCGATATGAATGCCGTAAATATCGAATAAATTTTCCCAGGTACGGATTAGCTGACTTTGCCCGACTGCAGCAAGCATTTGTTTATAGGCGAGTGTTTTGGGAAGCTCGGGATGACCTAAATAATCTCTGCCGGCTGCCGCGGCTCCGGAGGTGACGACAATTACTCGATGATGTTGATGAAGTTGAGCAATTTGTTTAACTAATTCCAGCATATAAGGACGGCTTAAACTTTTTCCGCCGTGCGTGAGAGTACTGGTACCAAATTTAATTACAATCGTCTTTTGCATAGTCTTATCTCGATAAAAAATTTAACACCAAAGTATCACTTTTATTTGTTAAAATCGTAAATATAACTGTTTTCACAGGAATGTCCTTTGTTTTCAATATGTTATATTTTTTACTTGTTTTTTGTGGCGACAAAGTGGCTGTTTTGATTTGCTTTTTACCGTCACTTTTTTTGATTTTAGATCGCTTTTTATTATTTTGTAAATTTCAAATTGCAAAATAAGCCACGTAAAACCCGCTCAAACCATTGGTACACCTTTGTTTACGACAAATCAAACAAAACGCTTAGATCGCTCTTACGTGAAAAACACTGAAATAAACTGAAATTATTACAATTTGATCCCTCTTACAGATCGGCTTTACATAAGGCTTCACACGTGTTTTTAAGTGAAATTTAACTGAAAAACAACCAATTTTATATAAAAATTTTGCAGGTGGGTGAGTGCGTTTTACGTGGCGTGGACGCGTACGTATTTCGTTTACGTGATAGCAATCTTACAAGGTAACTTACAAGCTAACTTACAAGCTAACTTACAAGCAACACGCACAAAAAAGCCCGCAATTGCGGGCTTTAGTTATGCGATGATTGGCGTGAGCTTGCCTTTTTCTGTTGTTGCACTGTTGCTCAGTGTGAGCATAGTGCTTTTATTTGATGGAGTAGGGCCACCGTTATGATTATGTTCCGCTACGGCTTTTGCTAAGTCCGCCGTAATCTGTAGTAGCGATTCCAGTATTCTGAAAATATTCTGACCTGCTGTCCCCACGTGAGAAAGCGGGGCAATGAGTTCATTTTTCGCATCAGAAATCTGTTTTGATACGCCTTGGATATGTTGTTCAAGATTACCGCCTACACCAACGTTTTTATTACTTGCCGTTACTTCTTCGATATTACCGATAACGTGCGTTTTCTTATTCCCGCCTACTGTTTCTGTATTATCTGAATCAACGTCTTTCGTTGCTGTGCCTAGCGTTTTATGTTCGCTGTCCGTTTCGATTTTCCGCTGATAGCTCTTTTCGCTGATCGTCTGGTCTGTCTCTTTGTGCATATTGCCCGCTTGGTCGGTGCGCTCAAACACTTCGGGCCGTTGCTGCCTTAACATCTCCCCTGGCGCAATTGCGGGCATTGTTTTTCCTTCTGCAGAAAACGAACGCACGAACGGCTGATCGCTGCGCCCATTATGAAACCCGATTTCAACAATCGTGCCGATTTCGGGATAGCAGAAATCACCGCCTTGCGATGACGGGCTCGTCACTGGCAACGGCACGGCATTGTAAACTGGCACGCTAGAATCATCATTACCGTTTTCATCCAGTAGCTGTACATCTACCGCATATTTGGGGCGGAACGGGTTATTCAAATCCCCAGCGCTAGATGGGTCGGAAATAGAAACGACTTTACCACGCTTCGGCAAGTGATAACCGCCTGCTAACTCGGGGAATTGTTTTTCAATCTGACGGCGCTCTGCGTTTGTTTGCGTTGGCTTGCCGTTTTCGTCCAGTTCTTCCCAGTCTAAGTAGTAATTATCGCCGTTCAGTTCTACTTTCTGAATGCGCTTATTATTGATTAATGCGCCCGGGCGAATTGCTGCAGAAATCGGGAGTGTAATTCGGCTACCGCTTTGATGCAGAGTACTGTCATGATCGACTTCAACGGGAGATGTTGCCCACTGACTATCTAGCCAGCTCCCGATAAATACCGAACCGTCTGCCGCCTGTTGCCAGATAAAATGCGGAATTTGGAACTGACGGCCGATATTCGTCAGAAGCTGATAACCGCTACCGCTATGCGCGAATTGCGCAATCGGTTCGGTTGAATATGCTTTATCAGGCACTTTACACACAATGCCCGTCTGATGAGTAATCCACTCCGCAAGCTCTTTTAGCGTGATGTGTCGGTGCGAACAATTAAGCGGTTTTTCAAATTTTGCCGCACGCTCTCTAATCAATAATTTTTTGTAGCCTGGCTGTGCTGATTGTTCGCTTTCTACGTAGCCGTCAAACCATTTGTAATAGTCGTCATGCTCACCGAGCTCAAATACCACCGCTTTCCCGGTGCATTCCGCTTCTGTTTCTACAGTGATATAGCCACGGCCAGCGTTATTCAGCTCAAGAATAATTTGTTCTTTTGCTAACGGAACTTCTGTGCCATCTAGTAGCACTGTCTTAATGATTTTCACTAATCGCCGATTCCATTATTGATTTTAGCCCAAATGCTGTCATCAATTTCTTTCGTTTTGCTGTCTGTTGCTGTGGTTTGCGTTGTTTTTGCTGCGCTCTGACTTGCTGTTGATACCGTGGCGCTTGCCGAAGAAGTCGATGCTTTTGCTTTTTCGCTTTGCACCTTCGCTTTCGGTTTTTTCTTCTGCTTGGCTTTTTTCTCACTAACAGAATTAACCTCTTTTAGTGTAAAGTTGATATTCCAACCCAGCACATAGTCTTCACTAGCCGACACTTCGCCACTAAATACCCCTTCACGCATATTCGCCGCTTCGGCGGTAATATTGCTGATACGATATTTGACTTGCTCGCCCTTTTTATCCGTTGCTTCCGCAAGCTTGAAAATGTTCGTTAGCCATTCTTTTTCACGATACGGAATCAATCCATTTACCCGCAGTTCCTTTGATTTTACTCCCTTATCACTGCGCTTCGTTGAACTTTCTTGGCCGCTCATATCTTCTTCCTCACGATTCATGCTTGCTGTCGCCTGGAAGTTGTGCATATAAATTGGCGAACCATTTAATGATAGTTGCACAGACGGCAAACGCTTCTGCTTGCCCTGCATTGGCAGTTCATCTTGTGCATCTCGTGCCGATTCGCGTAAATAGCTACTAATCCAACCCATTAATCATCCCCCTTAAGTTTGTTAAGTCTTTGCCAATAAACATCACGGCAGCGGTAAACACATTGCTTGCATCGGGCACGCCGTTTTGCAACTGCATTGCGACCTGCGTCAATTCTGCCTGCATTTCGAATACGTAAGTTTCTGCAGAAGCAGATAACAAGCGGTCAGTTTTCTCGTTATTTTTACGATCTCGTTCAACCTTTTTCGCTTTGAGCGCATTGATAATATCGCTCATGCCGCTTGATGCTGTTGCACTCGCTGTGGCGAGAGCATTGCGTATTACGCCTTGCAACGTGCGTGCAGATTGAGGCGTAATATCCGCCTCTTTCGCAAATGCGGGCGAAGCAAGCGCAGTTGTTTTTACCATCTTCGTCTGTTCGATCGTTGCCGATGCCTTTGCGTAATCTAACGCCTGTTTAAAAGTCGGTTCGGGCAATAGCTCAGCAAGTGCTGATATTTTTTGCACAAAATCATCAGAAGTCGGCGAAGCTACCATCACGCAAATTACGTCTTGCGTACCGCTTGGGCGGTTTGTGTCGTTGTAATCTGTGAGCTTTGAAAAGAATGCTTTGACGGCATTTTCGGGCGATAAATACTTGTTCGATTTTTCTTGCACACCGTGCGACCAATTGTGCACCCCAATTTTCACCCCAGTAAGCGTAAAATTAAGGGGCGTAGCACGCCCCTTTTGATTATCTGCTAATGCTTGGCGAACCGATGCGGGTAATGCTATTTTCTTCTTAGCCCACATTCTCGCCGAACCCCTGCGGATATTGTTTGCGATTAATCTCGCTCTGATACGCCGTTTTACAGTGCGCAGCATCAAAAAATAGAGCATTCACACATTTATAAGCAATGCTCCACTTGAGTTTCGGTTCCTTTGCTAAGATTGCACCACGGTAACAACGACTTGAGATTGTTTCGTCTGCTGCTCCAGCAAAGATTGCGTTAACGAGTTGATCAAGAGCAATCAATAAATGATATAAGTATTTATTTTTCATTTTTGTTTTCCTCTAAAAATTCTGCGTAAGTTTTTGACCAACCGATAGACCAGTCATAATCTATCGGGTTATCGCTATTTTGTAATAGCACTTTATGCATATAAGCGTTTTCGTACATACTTGTTTTCAAATCTCGCACGGCATTCCAAACTGCAATAAAATCATTAAAATCAAGTAGATAAACTGTATTGTCTGCACAGATTAAACTAAATCTTTGCTCTTTGCCGTTTAAGTCAAAATCAGCTTTGATTTGCACTAAGTTATCTTGACCGGTTTTGTCTGTATCTACCCATTTATTGATTTGTTTGATATAGACGCCACCATTTACGCAATAATCACGCTTAGCGTTAATTAATTGACAAACGTGCTGTTTATGTTCGTTGATTAATTTTTGTTGTTTATCTTTGTCTAGCACCCAGCTTTTACCGTTAAAAATATAAGCTATCCCCGGTTTTGGTTTGCTTAATGTAAGCATGTTATTTTCAAAGATGATTTCACACCCGTTTTCTAAACCTTCGGTAAATTGTTTATATTGTTCTTCGCTAATAGGTAAAGCCAAATCGGGTATAATATTAATCTCTTCAATCAGAAATGATTTTTTATCTAAGTCATAAAAATACATATATCCACCTACTTAAAAACAGCACCATTTTGATATAACTGATTAAACAACAAGCCATTTGCAATGCCGCCTTTTGCGTCACGAGCAGATATAAAACTCCCATTTGAGAACTGAAGGTCATTATGACCGTCTGAGTTACGATTGCTTCTACAGTCGACATTAGTTACGACTACAGAAGAACCAAAATTAGCATTAACTGAAAATTCTGACCCACAAATCACAGATGAGTCAGATGCGTCCACTTTTGAGCCGTTTTTTGCATGTATACCTTTACTTTTCGCTATGATGCTTGATTGATTAACTGTCACTATCGCACATCTATCTGCCAGTATGCCTTGATTACAATCATTTAAATTAACTTTTGTGAAAGATACACTTCCTCCTAAGCAGTAAATTCCGACGGATTTAGCGTTTTGGATATTTATTTGATATCCTCCGACCCTTCCGCCTTCTTGGCATCTGATGCCATATCGATTAGCGTTGTTCAGCTCTGCGTAGTCACACCCGATTGCACTAGACGATAAGCAGACAATCGAGTCATTTTTGCAGTTATCTGCTACACCTCTTTCAAAATTTATAATTGAGCAACCAAATGCTGATACTCCATCATGAGAACCAGCACAACGTCCACCTTGTGCGTTCATTTTTGATGCTCCAGCAGCAGCGTAACCGCTTTTTCCAGCGCCCTCAAAATAGGTGATGCGACAACTAATTGTGCTTGCTTCTCGAGCAAAGCAACCATAACCACCGGCATTATTGATACCGCAATTACTCCAAATATGACCGGTGGAGTTTCTGTTACAGACATATCCATGTCTGTTTGTGCCATCGCCTGTTTCATCCATTTTAAATCGGCAAGCCAGTAATAACTGTTCCGAATTATCTCCGGCATAAAATGCTGGATACATCTCGGAAGATGTACCCTCAAAGTAAGCAATTTTAGTCAAAGACTCCCGACTAATAATGACCTCAGGGTCTTCTGCGATCAGGTTTATCCAGCCTAGTTTTGATTGTCTTAAAATAACTTGCTCACGCATTACAAAACCGCTAAGTATTTTTATTGTTGCCGACAAACTATCGGGAGTATACTTGGATGAATTTGTACTATCGCCCACTTTATGAGTTTTTTTCGAAAAATTATTGGTCAAATATGATATAGCATCGTTAATTGTTGCGAAATCTCCTTGATTCCCTACTGTCACAGTTACATTAGAGTTTAATAAATCTAATGTTAAATCTAATGTATCTTTTTTAGTTTTAAATGTACCGTTAAAGTAAATTTTCACTTTAGGGATGGCATCAACAAAATAGACTCCATTTAATAAATTAACATAGTTCACTTTTAATTTTTCTAGTGCATTAAAGGCTTCGGTGTCATTGTTTTTCCCATTGCCAAATGCTCCAAAATCGAAAGGTGTAATTTGCTGGTAAACTCGTTTCCATCTTTGCCCATTTGTTGTCACAATCACAGTACCACTATTATCAGCGGTCGTTTTATCATTCAAATCCGAATAAAACTCCCCACCACCCACATTTGAGCCGGCATAATAACCACGCACTAAAATGCGCTGATTGTCTTCTGTTGGCTCAATTGTGCGGAGTTCGGCGATTGATTCGCATTGACCAATTGCATTAAACCCCACAGGAGATTTAATATATTCAAATTGATTGTTAACGATCTCAAATTTGTTATTAATGGTTACAAACTCATTAGTAAAATCCACTTGCCATGATTCGGCGGCAACATTGATTTGTGTTAATGCTTTTGCGCCAGTGAAATGTAAGATCATGTTACGGGTCATTGAGTTTCCGTATGTTTTACCTTTATTTTTACGTTTTTTAATAGTATCGGTAAAACAAGCAACAGCTAGGATATTCTCACTTTTATTGATTAATCCAATATAGTTAAATTCAAAATCTCCGACATTTGAACCAAGTACAGCAGAGTACACAACTTTATTTTCGTCAATATAGCCGGCACGGCTAATATCTACACGATGTGCAATTTCTGTCGGCATCGTTAAATAACGATGCAAGTTATCAGCAGTTAATCCGCTGATATTACAAAAAATCATTTGGTCAAAAACTACCGGTTGATTCTTTGCTGTTTGCTGTGCAACATATTTTTCAAAATCTGAACTGGCTAACATTGTCATAATGTTAATATCCTTTTTTGTTATAATTTTATTTCAAGTTCGTCACAGTAATAAGTGTGACCAAATTCTGCATAATGCAAATAAATTTCTATGGTGTTCTCGGTCAAAAACGAATAACGCCGACAAGTTCTGCCGTACTTACGAATAATTTCATAAATCAGTTGATCGTTTTGCGATAATTGTCCGTCGGTTAAAATTAAGTGAATAATATCGAAATCAAGCCCTTCAAATCGTTCTTTAATTTCTACTTTCCCTATCTCTAAACGTTCGAAAATATTTTTAAAACCAATTACGCTGCCTGCTTCCTTTGCGTTAATAAAGGCGTATTTAACCCGTTTTCTATATAAACTTAATGGCTCATTATCGAATCGATTAATATCACGCTGATAAGCAATTAAATTTAAAATAAAAACAGGGCAATTCTCTTCATCAAAAATTTGAAAAGGGAACACGAGCGTTTTAAACGTTAAATCCCACCATTTTTTGAAAAGTGTAGCCAGTTTATTCAGCTCACCTTTATTCATCCAAAAAGGTAATTTAATCTCAATCATCTTCACGCACCTGCAATTGTTTAATTCTAGGGATTGATAGATCTGTTATTACGTCATCTTGCCCCCAATTTAAAGACTTAACTTGAGGATATTGCTCATGAATTTCTTCACCTAATTTTGACCAAGAAAAACGGCTATAAGGGTAAGTTTTCGTAACGGTATAATTGTTATTTTCTCTAAATGCGCAGCGGATCATTTGCGCTATATTGAATAAGAGTTCTTGTTTTTGTACGGCATCTAATTCTTCATTAGAGAAATAAACACTTAAACTAATATCGCAATCTACTTCTGGCATTTGGAATGCTCTAATATCATCGCCATGGCCGTGATAACCATCATTCATTAAATATTGATTAATACGATCGATATATGCTTGCGCAGCCACGCCAGTATCCAATAACAAATAAATATTTGCTGTTCCTGCGCCTCTCGGTGCGTCATGTAAAAAGTAAATTCGATCTACAGGGAGCTTTGCAATTTTCGCTACCAATGCTCGATACACGCTATCAATATGATGATCGCCAACACTGGAAAAAACCACTCGATAACGCTCTCTTAGTTCTTCATCACTTTCATTATCAGTGCCTGGCGATAGCAACCAATCCGTCTGGTTTTCTACAGACTTGATACCGTTAATCGCAACAGGGAGTATTTTGTAGTACCCATCAGCAAGGTTAAAATCCGCTCCCGTTTGTTCGGCAATGACTTTGATGTTTTTACTTGTTTTTCCTGCGGGGATGTCGTCATCAAACTGAGTGATTAATTTGTATGTAATATCGTTAATTCGCTCTGTTTGTACGATAGTGCCCGCTGGGACTCGAATCGATATATCTGCATTTTCTTTTGTAAAAGTGATATACCCTTCGGCTTTTGTGGCGAGTAATCGCTCAATGCCAACTGCTGAGCAAAGTAAATCCAACCACTTACCCCTTGCAGTTTTCACAAATAAATTTGGCAAGATACCTTCGATCAGCACGTCCGTGAGCCATTTCACGGGGGCGACGGCAATTGCAGTCACTAAGCGCCAGAATGGAGACATTTTGCTCGTGTTGGTAATTAATCCCGCTTCTTCTGTTAGCGTTTCAAACTGTTGCTTAATTTCGCTTTCTTCAACGGGCAAACCCTGATCGATCAGCAGTTCTTTAAATTCTTCGCTCATTAATAACTTATCTCCAGTGCGTCTATTTGTCCAAAATCTACTGTCTCAGCAGTAAGCCATAATTTCCCGAGTTTCTCTTCTTCGATAGCGATCGTGCCTGGTACTAATCGCTCATCTTCTTCAGCGAGCAAAATCATCTGCAAAAAAATATCGCTACGTAGCACGGGCGAGCGCTCAGCGATTAATGCCGTAACTAAACCGCTTTCCATTAGCGCATGTTTAATATCTTGCGCAATAGATACTCTGTTATCGCAAATAGTGGGGATATTTCCGCTATCTAGCGTTATATCCCCATCGGTAATGAGTAAATCTAAATATAGCTTTTCCGTCATTTCAGTTGATTATTGTCGTGTTGCTGTTGCATTACTGCTGCACTTACTTGTTTAACAACATTCTCGGACGTAATGCCGTTAAAATGATAAGTATTGGTGTAAGTGACGTTCTGTTTATTAGTGCTTACATAAGATGCCGCTGTGCCTGTTTTCACTGTCCCGCCGTTTGGCTGAACAGAAGCGGGTAGTTGTGTATTGCTTGCTGGCACGGTGGCAACATTTGCCGCTTTCAGCATCATATTTGTAGTGCTCATAAACGATGACTTACCTACATCTAAATTTTTGAGTTGGCTGTCGTTTACGATCAGTGGAATTTCGATGCCAAGCCCTAGCGTGTTTGAGACGGCATTCCATTTGCTGATAATCCAGTTCACCACGCCCAGGAATGTATTTTTGATACCCTCCCAGACTGAAATTGCAATATCTGCAAGTAACTTAAAGCCTTCGCCCAGCAAGCCAAGCCAATCATTATTGGTCCACGCTGTAACGAGTGCGTCCCAGTGTGAAAGAATCGCAGTTGTAACGCCTGCAAATACATCAACTAAGCCACTAATACCGATCGCAATCAGCTCTACTACGCCAATTACCGCTTCAAATGCCACACCAAGCAATGCGCCTACCGTCTCGCCAACACTGCGGAATGTTTCCGCTGCGTCCGTTGCGCCACCTAAATTGCCTGTAATGCGCCCGATAGTTTCCATCACTCGGCTAAACGCCGCTTTCAGCATATCGAACGCTCGGTAAAGCGGGCTTAAATGCTCTGAAAATGTGCCGAAGCCTTTTTTCACACCCGCAAAGAAATCATCAAAATTATTGCGATACTTATAAATAAATACCCCAATCCCGATTAATGCGGCCACAAATAAGCTCATTGGGCTAAAAAGCGCTAAGAAACCGACTTTCACTGCGGTAAGTGCCGCTGAAAATACCGTTTGGAATACGGCAATCGGGCCTGCTGCGAACGCTAAGCGCAGAATGCTCACACCTTTCAACAGTGCGCCGTAGAATCCCTTAAATAATCCTGCGATAGATAAAAATACGTTTTTAAGCGGAGCGAAGATCGCTAACACGCCGTTGCCGAGTGCTTTTAATGCGATTAATGGGTGCAACAGAATGCTTGATAGCGCTGTTGCCAATTTCGCTAACATCGCCAGCGGTGCACTTACACTTGCTAATAACACTGAGCCGATTAATTTAAACGGTACAAGCAACGCTAATGCACCGACTTTGACTAACCCAATCACACCCGATAGCACGGTGATAGATGCGGCAAGTGCGCCGAACCCAATCACGGCAAGTGCAATGTATCCCGCCCAACGTGCGATATTCTGATATTTGTTAAAGAACTCGGCGATACCTGCGCCCCAGTCTGCAATTTTATGAATAATTGGCTCAAGTTTTTTTAGCACGGCGGTGCCAATTGCAATTTTGACGTTATTAATGACTTGCGCTAATCGCTCCCAAGGTGAAGTCACCATTTTTGCAATTTTTGCGGCATCATCTAAATTTTTAATATCGCCAATTTCGCTAATATTGTCTTTAAGCTGATCGATTTTCGGTAAGAGATAAGTAATAACACTAACCGCTTCGTCCGTGCCGAATGCATCACGTAGCTTACGAGCTTCGACTTCATCGATCGTATCGCCGTAAGCGCCCCGAATTTGTCTTAAGATTTCAACAATTGGGCGCATACGCTTGTTTTCGTCCATAAAGTCGAGACCTAGCGCCTTCTTACCATATTGCGCTGAGCCGACCCCTTTTAAGAACGCCGCATATTTCGTCCCCGATTGCCCACCTGGCATCACACTTTGCAAGTTACCTAGAACCGCAAATTGTTCGGCCATCGCTACGCCTTTGGCTTGACCTGTTGCCATCAAGTTAGTAAATGCGTCTGAAAGCGATTTACCCGATGACTTGAACATATTCGCCGTGAGCGTGGCTTGACCTGCCATCATCTCGA includes:
- a CDS encoding phage tail tape measure protein codes for the protein MSQTLDYIIRLTDQMSGPLKGVMKQIDTLGAKGKKAISDIGMGAAGLFGAGMAMKSALEPAIEFNNMMANVAAAGVETSGLQKVKEFALEFSSEYGIAAANVVDSTNEIARAIDGLTDNELISFSKGSNILAKATGSDVAEMGSYLSTMYGIFQQEADKMGKSKWVEMMAGQATLTANMFKSSGKSLSDAFTNLMATGQAKGVAMAEQFAVLGNLQSVMPGGQSGTKYAAFLKGVGSAQYGKKALGLDFMDENKRMRPIVEILRQIRGAYGDTIDEVEARKLRDAFGTDEAVSVITYLLPKIDQLKDNISEIGDIKNLDDAAKIAKMVTSPWERLAQVINNVKIAIGTAVLKKLEPIIHKIADWGAGIAEFFNKYQNIARWAGYIALAVIGFGALAASITVLSGVIGLVKVGALALLVPFKLIGSVLLASVSAPLAMLAKLATALSSILLHPLIALKALGNGVLAIFAPLKNVFLSIAGLFKGFYGALLKGVSILRLAFAAGPIAVFQTVFSAALTAVKVGFLALFSPMSLFVAALIGIGVFIYKYRNNFDDFFAGVKKGFGTFSEHLSPLYRAFDMLKAAFSRVMETIGRITGNLGGATDAAETFRSVGETVGALLGVAFEAVIGVVELIAIGISGLVDVFAGVTTAILSHWDALVTAWTNNDWLGLLGEGFKLLADIAISVWEGIKNTFLGVVNWIISKWNAVSNTLGLGIEIPLIVNDSQLKNLDVGKSSFMSTTNMMLKAANVATVPASNTQLPASVQPNGGTVKTGTAASYVSTNKQNVTYTNTYHFNGITSENVVKQVSAAVMQQQHDNNQLK
- a CDS encoding phage tail protein, which produces MEIKLPFWMNKGELNKLATLFKKWWDLTFKTLVFPFQIFDEENCPVFILNLIAYQRDINRFDNEPLSLYRKRVKYAFINAKEAGSVIGFKNIFERLEIGKVEIKERFEGLDFDIIHLILTDGQLSQNDQLIYEIIRKYGRTCRRYSFLTENTIEIYLHYAEFGHTYYCDELEIKL
- a CDS encoding DUF2590 family protein; translation: MTEKLYLDLLITDGDITLDSGNIPTICDNRVSIAQDIKHALMESGLVTALIAERSPVLRSDIFLQMILLAEEDERLVPGTIAIEEEKLGKLWLTAETVDFGQIDALEISY
- a CDS encoding phage tail protein, with translation MTMLASSDFEKYVAQQTAKNQPVVFDQMIFCNISGLTADNLHRYLTMPTEIAHRVDISRAGYIDENKVVYSAVLGSNVGDFEFNYIGLINKSENILAVACFTDTIKKRKNKGKTYGNSMTRNMILHFTGAKALTQINVAAESWQVDFTNEFVTINNKFEIVNNQFEYIKSPVGFNAIGQCESIAELRTIEPTEDNQRILVRGYYAGSNVGGGEFYSDLNDKTTADNSGTVIVTTNGQRWKRVYQQITPFDFGAFGNGKNNDTEAFNALEKLKVNYVNLLNGVYFVDAIPKVKIYFNGTFKTKKDTLDLTLDLLNSNVTVTVGNQGDFATINDAISYLTNNFSKKTHKVGDSTNSSKYTPDSLSATIKILSGFVMREQVILRQSKLGWINLIAEDPEVIISRESLTKIAYFEGTSSEMYPAFYAGDNSEQLLLACRFKMDETGDGTNRHGYVCNRNSTGHIWSNCGINNAGGYGCFAREASTISCRITYFEGAGKSGYAAAGASKMNAQGGRCAGSHDGVSAFGCSIINFERGVADNCKNDSIVCLSSSAIGCDYAELNNANRYGIRCQEGGRVGGYQINIQNAKSVGIYCLGGSVSFTKVNLNDCNQGILADRCAIVTVNQSSIIAKSKGIHAKNGSKVDASDSSVICGSEFSVNANFGSSVVVTNVDCRSNRNSDGHNDLQFSNGSFISARDAKGGIANGLLFNQLYQNGAVFK
- a CDS encoding baseplate J/gp47 family protein; its protein translation is MSEEFKELLIDQGLPVEESEIKQQFETLTEEAGLITNTSKMSPFWRLVTAIAVAPVKWLTDVLIEGILPNLFVKTARGKWLDLLCSAVGIERLLATKAEGYITFTKENADISIRVPAGTIVQTERINDITYKLITQFDDDIPAGKTSKNIKVIAEQTGADFNLADGYYKILPVAINGIKSVENQTDWLLSPGTDNESDEELRERYRVVFSSVGDHHIDSVYRALVAKIAKLPVDRIYFLHDAPRGAGTANIYLLLDTGVAAQAYIDRINQYLMNDGYHGHGDDIRAFQMPEVDCDISLSVYFSNEELDAVQKQELLFNIAQMIRCAFRENNNYTVTKTYPYSRFSWSKLGEEIHEQYPQVKSLNWGQDDVITDLSIPRIKQLQVREDD
- a CDS encoding DUF4376 domain-containing protein, which codes for MYFYDLDKKSFLIEEINIIPDLALPISEEQYKQFTEGLENGCEIIFENNMLTLSKPKPGIAYIFNGKSWVLDKDKQQKLINEHKQHVCQLINAKRDYCVNGGVYIKQINKWVDTDKTGQDNLVQIKADFDLNGKEQRFSLICADNTVYLLDFNDFIAVWNAVRDLKTSMYENAYMHKVLLQNSDNPIDYDWSIGWSKTYAEFLEENKNEK
- a CDS encoding DNA helicase UvrD, giving the protein MKNKYLYHLLIALDQLVNAIFAGAADETISSRCYRGAILAKEPKLKWSIAYKCVNALFFDAAHCKTAYQSEINRKQYPQGFGENVG